Proteins encoded together in one uncultured Desulfosarcina sp. window:
- a CDS encoding DVU_1553 family AMP-dependent CoA ligase has product MTTVPITPLENWVHNKIGLDHGLALTRPAIDRYQLQAFNRTLDHARQNSPFYREHLADLPQTVTGLERLAEIPFTKAEDIRRDSLALVCASQDRIARVVTLETSGTTGTPKRLFFTEEDQELTVDFFHHGMATLVGPGERVLILLPGQTPGSVGDLLVRGLSRLQVEGIVHGPVDDPAAAIDHAFKEKVDCLVGIPVQVLAMASHRQGPALAGQIATVLLSTDYVPDAIAARIERIWKCRVFKHYGMTEMGLGGGVECSACDGYHLREADLLVEIVDPATGLPLADGNTGEVVFTTLTRDGMPLIRYRTGDMAAFRLDSCACGTVLKTLGSVRARRKSNLRVGRGQTLSIGDLDERLFAMDGVIDYQARLSDHDGVDRLNLTIAAWQPASVSTLKAAAGKSVLAVVAIRNAVDDGLLTLDIQLTDGPLTVSTGTGKRRIEDCRERNTRR; this is encoded by the coding sequence ATGACGACGGTTCCAATCACCCCGCTGGAAAATTGGGTCCACAACAAGATCGGCCTGGATCACGGCCTTGCCCTGACCCGGCCGGCCATCGATCGGTACCAGCTCCAGGCCTTCAACCGGACCCTCGACCATGCCCGGCAAAACAGTCCTTTCTACCGGGAGCACCTGGCCGATCTGCCCCAAACGGTTACGGGCCTCGAGCGACTGGCCGAGATTCCCTTCACCAAGGCCGAGGATATCCGCCGCGACTCGCTGGCGTTGGTCTGCGCCTCCCAGGATCGCATTGCCCGGGTCGTCACATTAGAAACATCCGGTACCACCGGCACCCCCAAACGGCTTTTCTTCACCGAGGAAGATCAGGAGTTGACCGTGGATTTCTTTCATCACGGCATGGCGACCCTGGTCGGGCCTGGCGAGCGGGTTCTGATTCTCCTGCCGGGTCAAACCCCGGGAAGTGTCGGCGACCTGCTGGTCCGGGGGCTTTCCCGGTTGCAGGTTGAAGGCATCGTTCACGGGCCGGTCGATGACCCGGCCGCGGCCATCGACCATGCCTTCAAAGAAAAAGTGGACTGCCTGGTGGGCATTCCGGTGCAGGTGCTGGCCATGGCCAGCCATCGGCAAGGACCGGCCCTTGCCGGACAAATCGCGACTGTTTTGCTCAGCACCGATTATGTTCCCGACGCCATCGCAGCGCGCATCGAGCGAATCTGGAAATGCAGGGTGTTCAAGCATTACGGCATGACCGAAATGGGACTGGGAGGCGGTGTCGAATGCTCGGCCTGCGACGGCTACCATTTGCGTGAAGCCGATCTGCTCGTGGAAATCGTCGATCCTGCTACCGGCCTGCCGCTGGCCGACGGAAACACCGGGGAGGTGGTGTTTACCACCCTGACCCGCGATGGTATGCCTTTGATTCGATACCGCACCGGCGATATGGCCGCATTCAGGCTTGATTCCTGCGCCTGTGGAACGGTATTGAAAACGCTGGGTTCGGTGCGGGCGCGCCGCAAGTCCAATCTGCGTGTGGGCCGGGGGCAAACGCTTTCTATCGGCGATCTGGACGAGCGTCTTTTCGCCATGGACGGGGTGATCGATTACCAGGCCCGTTTGAGCGACCATGACGGTGTGGATCGCCTGAACCTTACAATCGCAGCCTGGCAACCGGCATCGGTCAGCACCCTGAAGGCGGCGGCCGGTAAATCGGTTTTGGCCGTGGTGGCGATCCGCAATGCCGTGGACGATGGCCTATTGACGCTTGACATTCAACTGACCGATGGTCCCCTTACGGTTTCCACGGGCACCGGTAAACGTCGAATTGAGGATTGCAGAGAAAGGAATACGCGAAGATGA
- a CDS encoding radical SAM (seleno)protein TrsS gives MTPTEQTTQSLCPICLQRLEARRTIRGDQVFLEKTCPRHGRFSTRIWDGEPAFSTWQRPKIPTHPEHPGHAVERGCPFDCGLCPEHRQRSCTILLEVTDRCNLGCPVCYADSKNAGDNDPSLATIEGWFKAAARVGPGSNIQLSGGEPTLRDDLPRIVAMGREAGFEFIQINTNGLRLADDEGFVRDLADAGLASVFLQFDGTHDAVYEKLRGRPLLATKKAAIEQCGRHGIGVVLVPTLVPGVNDNDVGNLLRMATENVPVVRALHFQPVSYFGRFPHAPADVDRLTLPQLMRLIEEQSGGDFKATDFNPPGCENSLCSFSANYLVLPGGGVRAIAGGKCCSQPIPALEGARNAINYVARQWRAPGACCSPATENELAVAVDGAMDLDAFLRQARTHRLSVSAMAFQDVWNLDLERVRDCCIHVMAPDTRLIPFCLYNLTSQSGKGLYRP, from the coding sequence ATGACGCCGACTGAACAGACTACGCAAAGCCTTTGCCCCATATGTCTTCAGCGGCTCGAAGCCCGGCGCACGATTCGCGGTGATCAGGTCTTTCTGGAAAAAACCTGCCCCCGCCACGGCCGTTTCAGTACGCGCATCTGGGACGGCGAGCCGGCCTTCTCGACCTGGCAGCGTCCCAAGATTCCCACCCACCCGGAACATCCCGGCCATGCCGTGGAAAGGGGCTGTCCCTTTGACTGTGGCCTCTGCCCGGAGCACCGCCAGCGTTCGTGCACGATCCTTCTGGAGGTTACCGACCGCTGCAACCTGGGCTGCCCGGTGTGCTATGCCGATTCGAAAAATGCGGGCGACAACGACCCGAGCCTGGCGACCATCGAGGGCTGGTTCAAGGCAGCGGCCCGCGTGGGGCCGGGCAGCAACATTCAATTGTCCGGCGGCGAACCGACTCTGCGCGACGATCTGCCGCGCATCGTGGCCATGGGCCGCGAGGCCGGTTTCGAATTCATCCAGATCAACACCAATGGGCTGCGGCTGGCCGATGACGAAGGTTTTGTCCGCGACCTTGCCGATGCCGGGCTGGCATCGGTTTTCCTGCAGTTTGACGGCACCCATGATGCCGTTTACGAAAAGCTTCGCGGTAGGCCACTGTTGGCGACCAAAAAAGCGGCCATCGAACAATGCGGCCGGCACGGCATCGGCGTGGTGTTGGTGCCGACCCTGGTGCCCGGCGTCAACGACAATGATGTCGGCAACCTGCTGCGCATGGCCACCGAAAATGTCCCGGTGGTGCGGGCCCTGCATTTTCAGCCGGTCAGCTATTTCGGCCGCTTTCCCCATGCGCCGGCTGATGTCGACCGTCTGACCCTGCCCCAGCTCATGCGCCTTATCGAAGAGCAGTCCGGCGGCGACTTCAAGGCCACCGATTTCAATCCACCGGGCTGCGAGAACAGCCTGTGCAGCTTCAGCGCTAACTATCTGGTGCTGCCCGGCGGTGGGGTGCGGGCCATCGCCGGCGGCAAATGCTGCAGCCAACCGATCCCGGCCCTGGAGGGCGCCCGGAACGCCATCAATTACGTGGCCCGGCAGTGGCGGGCACCCGGTGCCTGCTGCTCGCCGGCAACGGAAAATGAGTTGGCGGTGGCCGTCGACGGCGCCATGGATCTGGACGCTTTTCTCAGGCAGGCCAGGACCCATCGCCTCTCGGTTTCGGCCATGGCGTTTCAGGATGTGTGGAACCTGGACCTGGAGCGGGTGCGGGACTGCTGCATCCACGTCATGGCCCCAGATACCCGGCTGATTCCGTTCTGCCTCTACAACCTGACCAGCCAGTCCGGCAAGGGCCTTTATCGACCATGA
- a CDS encoding DVU_1555 family C-GCAxxG-C-C protein — MDDYQIQMLRLASSGYSCSQILIRLALDARGEENPALVRSMAGLAYGCGGGKASCGALTGGCCLLALYAGKGEDTETESDRLPLMLNEMSDWFESQVGGQYGGTACETITGEDGPAAARQRCGSIVAETFAKAMEILTTHGFDPYDAD, encoded by the coding sequence ATGGATGATTACCAGATCCAGATGTTGCGGCTGGCAAGCAGCGGCTACAGTTGCAGTCAGATCCTCATTCGGTTGGCCCTGGACGCCCGGGGCGAGGAAAACCCGGCCCTGGTAAGATCCATGGCCGGACTGGCCTACGGTTGCGGCGGCGGGAAAGCCAGTTGCGGTGCGTTGACGGGTGGTTGCTGCCTGCTGGCCCTTTATGCCGGCAAGGGCGAGGATACGGAAACGGAATCGGATCGACTCCCGCTGATGCTCAATGAAATGTCGGATTGGTTCGAATCCCAGGTGGGTGGCCAGTACGGCGGCACGGCTTGCGAGACCATCACCGGCGAAGATGGCCCGGCCGCGGCCCGCCAGCGCTGTGGTTCGATTGTGGCCGAAACCTTTGCCAAGGCCATGGAAATTCTGACCACCCACGGTTTCGACCCTTATGACGCCGACTGA
- a CDS encoding DVU_1556 family methyltransferase — MRPYESETVRAVTGETIRPGGLALTRRAAEFCGLGPGDRVLDVGCGTGATADCLYSEFGATVIGMDFSPVLLSDARRQHPGLTTIRANAMDLPFQAGAFDAVFAECVCSLLPDTVSALDGFHRVLKPGGHLVVADLYWRVWDQTAIQHMASLGGCLAGAVDRRTLVRRIENAGFDIDLWEDHSEALKQLAAQLVWAGVSLVDWWGVDCASGACKHGRRPGYCLIIAHTKEKSHG, encoded by the coding sequence ATGCGACCTTACGAATCCGAAACGGTGCGGGCCGTTACCGGGGAGACGATCCGGCCGGGCGGTTTGGCGCTTACGCGCCGGGCGGCGGAATTCTGTGGTTTAGGGCCGGGCGACCGGGTATTGGATGTGGGCTGCGGAACCGGTGCCACGGCGGACTGTCTGTATTCCGAATTCGGTGCTACCGTAATCGGAATGGATTTTTCCCCAGTCTTGCTGTCCGACGCCCGCCGTCAACACCCTGGATTGACGACGATCCGGGCTAACGCCATGGACCTGCCGTTTCAGGCCGGAGCGTTTGACGCGGTATTTGCCGAGTGTGTCTGCTCCCTGCTGCCCGATACGGTATCCGCATTGGACGGGTTTCATCGTGTGCTTAAACCCGGCGGCCATCTGGTGGTGGCGGATCTGTATTGGCGGGTATGGGATCAGACGGCGATTCAGCACATGGCCTCCCTTGGCGGATGCCTGGCGGGTGCCGTGGACCGGCGTACCCTGGTCCGGCGCATCGAAAACGCCGGCTTCGATATCGATTTGTGGGAAGACCATTCGGAGGCACTCAAACAACTGGCGGCGCAGCTTGTCTGGGCCGGTGTGTCGCTTGTCGACTGGTGGGGTGTCGATTGTGCGTCGGGGGCCTGCAAACATGGCCGTCGTCCGGGGTATTGCCTGATCATTGCCCATACGAAAGAGAAATCGCATGGATGA
- a CDS encoding DVU_1557 family redox protein, whose protein sequence is MKTDNVQPEDLNWRCERCDCDLVVGPVAATYMNNRFTTDLPYCPMCKTVLIVERVAMGKMAEVEQILEDK, encoded by the coding sequence ATGAAAACCGATAACGTACAGCCCGAAGACCTGAACTGGCGCTGTGAGCGCTGCGATTGCGATCTGGTGGTGGGGCCGGTGGCGGCCACGTACATGAACAACCGTTTCACCACGGATCTGCCTTATTGCCCGATGTGTAAAACTGTGCTGATTGTTGAACGGGTGGCGATGGGGAAGATGGCGGAGGTAGAGCAGATCCTCGAAGATAAGTAG
- a CDS encoding pyridine nucleotide-disulfide oxidoreductase/dicluster-binding protein, whose protein sequence is MDQQSLRELEKRCIQEEPPECTAACPIHVDARAFVGHVQSGAWERAWKVLRAIMPFPGILGRICDGPFLARCKRGQAGDPIQIHCLEAACVAHPAPRHRVMPLPSKGLSVAVAGSGLSSLTVAWDLSRKGYAVTLFEPTDRIGQTLISLAPSTLTREIIEGETAIFESLKVVVKTNARIDSKDFIDDCLNHFDALYLGLDAVDSDAWTLDRDAGGAIAVTPKLQATGTERVFAGGTQGDASVSPVWRCAQGRWAATSMDRMLQKVSMTAGREKEGPHATQLFTSMDNVEPAAMVVPKVGDRYSDEEAQQEAARCLTCECLECVKVCRYLESFGGYPKTYVREIYNNAAIVMGERKANRLINSCSLCGLCEAVCPNDFAVQELCLEARRDMVARGKMPPSAHDFALQDMAFANSDRFALARHAPGTTASSHLFFPGCQLCASSPRQVTQVYNYLREKMTGGVALMLGCCGAPAHWAGQETLFSEELARWEAQWIGLGRPKPIMACSTCLRVFTEHLPEAGAVSFWEVLETTGIPDRDVGLPNGPLAVHDPCTTRDVPAVQASVRRLLHCTGVSIEELTLGREKTECCGFGGLMQAANPELSREVADRRGKLSGSDFVAYCAMCRDNLAAVGKRTLHLLDLLFPDPKVADPAGRPRPGWSLRRENRLRLRAELCRSLWDEKSVDDRDDHETIELLMDTDVEALLDSRRILEDDIRRVIAHAQSDGSRFRHKESGHFLALFRPYHATFWVEYTPEGGGFRVHNAYAHRMEVLGP, encoded by the coding sequence ATGGACCAGCAAAGCCTGCGTGAGCTGGAAAAGCGATGCATTCAGGAAGAGCCGCCCGAGTGCACGGCGGCCTGTCCGATTCACGTGGATGCCAGGGCCTTCGTGGGCCACGTGCAAAGCGGTGCCTGGGAGCGGGCCTGGAAAGTGTTGCGGGCCATCATGCCTTTCCCCGGGATTCTGGGACGAATTTGTGACGGACCCTTTCTTGCGCGATGCAAACGCGGTCAGGCCGGGGACCCCATCCAGATCCACTGCCTGGAAGCGGCCTGCGTCGCCCATCCCGCGCCTCGCCATCGGGTGATGCCCCTGCCTTCAAAGGGCCTTTCGGTGGCCGTGGCCGGTAGCGGGTTGAGCAGCCTTACCGTGGCCTGGGATTTATCCCGGAAAGGCTATGCCGTAACCCTTTTCGAGCCGACAGATCGTATCGGCCAGACATTGATCTCGCTGGCGCCCTCGACGCTCACCCGGGAGATCATCGAGGGGGAAACCGCCATTTTTGAATCGCTGAAGGTGGTTGTTAAAACCAATGCCCGGATCGATTCAAAGGATTTCATCGACGACTGCCTTAACCATTTCGATGCCCTTTATCTCGGACTGGATGCCGTTGACAGTGACGCCTGGACTCTTGATCGGGACGCCGGAGGTGCGATTGCCGTAACACCGAAACTGCAGGCCACCGGAACGGAGCGGGTGTTTGCCGGCGGCACCCAGGGCGACGCATCGGTTTCTCCGGTTTGGCGGTGCGCCCAGGGGCGCTGGGCCGCCACCTCCATGGACCGGATGCTGCAAAAGGTTTCCATGACGGCCGGCCGGGAAAAAGAGGGGCCCCACGCCACGCAGCTGTTCACTTCCATGGACAACGTGGAACCGGCGGCTATGGTTGTGCCGAAGGTCGGCGACCGGTACAGTGATGAAGAGGCGCAGCAGGAGGCGGCGCGATGCCTGACCTGCGAGTGCCTGGAGTGCGTCAAGGTCTGCCGGTACCTGGAATCCTTCGGGGGGTATCCCAAAACCTATGTCCGTGAGATTTATAACAATGCCGCCATCGTCATGGGCGAGCGCAAGGCCAACCGGTTGATCAATTCGTGCAGTTTGTGCGGTCTGTGCGAAGCGGTGTGCCCCAACGATTTTGCCGTGCAGGAGCTTTGCCTGGAAGCCCGCCGGGACATGGTTGCCCGCGGCAAGATGCCGCCCTCGGCCCATGATTTCGCCCTCCAGGACATGGCTTTTGCCAACAGCGACCGCTTCGCTTTAGCCCGTCACGCTCCAGGCACCACGGCCAGCAGCCATCTGTTTTTCCCGGGCTGCCAGCTTTGCGCGTCTTCGCCCCGGCAGGTGACCCAGGTCTACAATTATCTAAGGGAGAAAATGACCGGCGGTGTGGCCCTGATGTTGGGCTGCTGCGGGGCTCCGGCCCATTGGGCAGGGCAGGAGACGCTTTTTTCCGAAGAGCTGGCCAGATGGGAGGCGCAATGGATCGGGTTGGGCCGCCCCAAGCCCATCATGGCCTGCTCCACCTGCCTGCGTGTTTTTACGGAGCACCTGCCGGAAGCCGGGGCCGTCTCTTTTTGGGAAGTGCTGGAGACAACCGGCATTCCCGACCGCGATGTGGGTTTGCCAAACGGTCCGCTGGCCGTCCACGATCCCTGCACGACCCGCGACGTACCGGCGGTGCAGGCATCCGTACGCAGGTTGCTGCATTGCACCGGCGTTTCCATTGAGGAACTGACCCTGGGTCGCGAAAAAACCGAGTGCTGCGGCTTCGGCGGACTGATGCAGGCGGCCAATCCGGAACTGTCCCGCGAAGTGGCCGACCGGCGCGGCAAGCTCAGCGGCAGCGATTTTGTGGCCTATTGCGCCATGTGCCGGGATAACCTGGCGGCCGTGGGCAAACGGACACTGCATCTGCTGGACCTGCTTTTCCCGGATCCCAAGGTTGCCGATCCGGCCGGCCGGCCGCGCCCGGGATGGTCCTTACGACGGGAAAACCGCCTGCGGCTCAGAGCGGAATTGTGCCGGTCGTTATGGGACGAAAAATCCGTCGATGACCGGGACGACCATGAGACTATCGAACTGCTCATGGACACCGACGTCGAAGCGCTGCTGGACAGCCGCCGGATACTGGAAGACGATATCCGCCGGGTGATCGCCCATGCACAATCCGACGGTTCACGGTTTCGCCATAAGGAGAGCGGCCATTTCCTGGCGCTTTTTCGGCCCTACCACGCCACCTTCTGGGTGGAGTACACTCCAGAGGGTGGCGGCTTCCGGGTGCACAACGCCTACGCCCATCGCATGGAGGTGCTGGGACCATGA
- a CDS encoding molybdopterin-dependent aldehyde oxidoreductase produces MIKRTVNLNGVNRTIVAAADDSLASVLREQLGMTGTKVGCGQGQCAACNVIMDGKLVRSCVTKMSRVADGASVTTIEGIGSPAGLHPLQLAWIAHGCAQCGFCSPGFIVSAKALLDENPSPTRDQVRDWFQKHRNACRCTGYKPLVDAVMDAAKVLRGEMKADDLNFKIPDDGRIWGTKYPRPTAVAKVTGTLDYGADLGLKLPEDRLNLALVQATVSHANIKAIDTAEAEKMPGVFKVVTHKDVPGKNRISGLITFPSNKGDGWDRPILCDTKVFQYGDAIAIVCADTEANAKAAAAKVNVDLEPLPEYMSAPAAMADDAIEIHPGTPNVYYVQKIAKGEETGPIFDGADVVVEDDFYVGRQPHMPIEPDVGFAYKDDDGKLVIHSKSIGLHLHAAMIAPGLGVELENLIMVQNPAGGTFGYKFSPTMEALVGAATMATGRPCFLKYDYQQQMAYTGKRSPFFMNMRFAADKDGKLLAMETDYSVDHGPYSEFGDLLTLRGTQFMGAGYDIPNIRGEGRTVCTNHAWGSAFRAYGSPQSEFSSEVLMDELAEKLGMDPLELRYKNVYRPGSTTPTGQDPEVYSLPEMIDILRPKYKAALDKAKAESTAEVKKGVGISIGVYGCGLDGPDSSEAWVELNADDTVTVYSCWEDHGQGADAGALGSAFEALRVTGLTPDRVKLVMNDTSKAPNSGPAGGSRSQVMTGQAIKNASEALVAAMKKPDGTYRNYAEMQSDNIPVHYTGQWTAPATNCDENSQGSPFSVYMYGIFMAQVAVETATGKTTVEKMTLVSDIGSINNRLVVDGQMYGGMAQGIGLALTEDYEDIKKHSTMVGAGFPYIKQIPDDMELIYVETPRKAGPFGAGGVGEMPLTSPHAAVINGITNACGVRITRLPALPEKVLAGLKA; encoded by the coding sequence ATGATTAAACGAACAGTGAACCTGAATGGGGTTAATCGGACAATCGTTGCTGCGGCCGATGACAGCCTGGCCAGCGTATTGCGGGAGCAGCTCGGCATGACCGGCACCAAGGTCGGCTGCGGTCAGGGGCAGTGCGCCGCCTGTAATGTCATCATGGACGGCAAATTGGTGCGCTCCTGCGTCACCAAAATGTCCCGGGTGGCGGACGGCGCATCGGTAACCACCATCGAAGGCATCGGCTCGCCGGCCGGCCTGCATCCCTTGCAGCTGGCCTGGATTGCCCACGGCTGCGCCCAGTGCGGATTCTGCAGCCCTGGATTTATCGTTTCGGCCAAGGCCCTGCTGGACGAAAACCCTTCCCCGACCCGGGATCAGGTTCGCGACTGGTTCCAGAAGCACCGCAACGCCTGCCGCTGTACCGGTTACAAGCCTCTGGTGGACGCGGTCATGGACGCGGCCAAGGTGCTGCGCGGGGAAATGAAGGCCGACGACCTCAATTTCAAGATCCCGGATGACGGCCGCATCTGGGGCACCAAGTATCCCCGGCCCACGGCTGTCGCCAAGGTGACCGGCACATTGGACTACGGGGCGGACCTGGGATTGAAGCTGCCCGAGGATCGGCTGAATCTGGCCCTGGTCCAGGCCACGGTTTCCCATGCCAACATCAAAGCGATCGATACCGCCGAGGCCGAAAAGATGCCCGGCGTTTTCAAGGTGGTGACCCATAAGGATGTGCCCGGCAAGAACCGCATCAGCGGACTGATCACCTTCCCCTCCAACAAGGGCGACGGTTGGGATCGGCCCATCTTGTGCGACACCAAGGTTTTCCAATACGGCGATGCCATTGCCATCGTCTGCGCCGATACGGAAGCCAATGCCAAGGCCGCGGCGGCCAAGGTCAATGTGGACCTGGAACCGCTGCCCGAATACATGAGCGCACCGGCAGCCATGGCCGATGACGCCATCGAAATTCATCCGGGAACGCCCAACGTCTACTATGTCCAGAAAATCGCAAAAGGCGAGGAGACCGGCCCGATCTTCGATGGGGCGGACGTGGTGGTGGAAGACGATTTTTACGTCGGCCGCCAGCCCCACATGCCCATCGAGCCGGACGTGGGTTTTGCCTACAAGGACGATGACGGCAAACTGGTGATCCACTCCAAATCCATCGGCCTGCACCTGCACGCGGCCATGATCGCCCCCGGCCTGGGGGTGGAGTTGGAAAATTTGATCATGGTCCAGAACCCGGCCGGCGGCACCTTCGGCTACAAGTTCAGCCCCACCATGGAGGCCCTGGTGGGCGCGGCGACCATGGCCACCGGACGGCCCTGTTTTCTCAAATACGATTACCAGCAGCAGATGGCATACACCGGCAAACGCTCGCCCTTTTTCATGAACATGCGTTTTGCCGCCGACAAGGACGGCAAACTGCTGGCCATGGAAACCGACTACAGCGTGGATCACGGCCCCTATTCGGAATTCGGCGACCTGTTGACCCTGCGCGGGACCCAGTTCATGGGCGCGGGCTACGACATTCCCAACATCCGCGGCGAAGGGCGCACCGTGTGCACCAATCACGCCTGGGGCTCGGCGTTCCGGGCCTACGGCTCCCCCCAGAGCGAATTCTCCTCGGAAGTGCTGATGGACGAACTGGCCGAAAAACTCGGCATGGATCCCCTGGAACTGCGTTACAAGAATGTCTATCGGCCGGGATCGACCACTCCCACGGGCCAGGATCCGGAAGTCTACAGCCTGCCGGAGATGATCGATATCCTGCGCCCCAAATACAAGGCGGCCCTGGACAAGGCCAAGGCCGAATCCACCGCGGAAGTCAAAAAGGGCGTTGGCATTTCCATCGGCGTCTACGGCTGCGGACTGGACGGTCCGGACAGCTCAGAGGCCTGGGTGGAACTCAACGCCGACGATACGGTAACGGTCTATTCCTGCTGGGAGGACCACGGTCAGGGCGCCGATGCCGGTGCGCTGGGCTCGGCCTTCGAGGCGCTGCGGGTGACCGGACTCACTCCGGACCGGGTGAAACTGGTGATGAACGACACCAGCAAGGCCCCCAATTCGGGACCGGCCGGGGGCAGCCGCAGCCAGGTCATGACCGGCCAGGCCATTAAAAATGCCTCCGAGGCGCTGGTCGCGGCCATGAAAAAGCCGGACGGCACCTACCGCAATTATGCCGAGATGCAGTCCGACAACATCCCGGTGCACTACACCGGCCAGTGGACAGCCCCGGCCACCAACTGCGACGAGAACAGCCAGGGCTCTCCGTTCTCCGTTTACATGTACGGGATATTCATGGCCCAGGTGGCCGTGGAAACCGCCACCGGCAAAACCACGGTGGAAAAGATGACCCTGGTGTCCGATATCGGGTCGATCAACAACCGGCTGGTGGTCGACGGTCAGATGTACGGCGGTATGGCCCAGGGTATCGGCCTGGCGCTGACCGAAGACTACGAGGATATCAAGAAGCATTCCACCATGGTCGGCGCGGGCTTTCCCTACATCAAGCAGATTCCCGACGACATGGAGTTGATCTACGTCGAGACACCGCGCAAGGCTGGCCCCTTCGGCGCCGGCGGCGTGGGTGAAATGCCCTTGACCAGCCCCCATGCGGCGGTCATCAACGGCATAACCAATGCCTGCGGCGTGCGCATCACCCGGCTGCCGGCCCTGCCCGAAAAGGTGCTGGCCGGCCTGAAGGCCTGA
- a CDS encoding molybdopterin-binding protein produces the protein MKSIPVTDAVGMVLGHDVTRIVPGKEKGPAFKKGHIIREEEIPLFLDIGKEHIFVLDLGPGTVHEDEAAGRIAGAAAGPGIRLTDPSEGRVNFIAETPGLLKVDVQALTRINTIGQIVFATLHRFQPISAGQAVAGTRIVPLVIDEREILQAEQICDEVFPLIEVKPFKTRRVGVVTTGSEVYHGRIKDGFGPVIEEKFKSLGCSITRQILVSDDRAMTVDAIRTLIDEGAEMVMVTGGMSVDPDDQTPASIREAGGDVTAYGAPVFPGAMFMLATIGDVPVAGLPGCVMYYRTSIFDLVIPRLLAGETVTAEDIAALGHGGFCAGCKTCRYPLCGFGKV, from the coding sequence ATGAAATCCATTCCTGTTACCGACGCTGTGGGCATGGTGCTGGGGCATGACGTAACCCGCATCGTTCCGGGCAAAGAGAAAGGCCCGGCTTTTAAAAAGGGCCACATTATCCGCGAAGAAGAGATCCCCCTTTTCCTGGACATCGGCAAAGAGCATATTTTCGTTCTCGATTTGGGCCCTGGAACGGTTCACGAAGACGAAGCCGCCGGCCGTATTGCCGGGGCCGCCGCCGGCCCGGGCATCCGGCTGACCGATCCTTCGGAGGGCCGGGTCAATTTCATCGCCGAAACGCCGGGCCTGCTCAAGGTCGATGTACAGGCGCTTACCCGCATCAACACCATCGGCCAGATCGTGTTCGCCACGCTGCACCGATTCCAGCCGATATCCGCCGGCCAGGCGGTGGCCGGCACCCGCATCGTTCCCCTGGTGATCGACGAGAGAGAAATTCTCCAGGCAGAGCAAATCTGCGACGAGGTTTTTCCCCTAATCGAAGTCAAGCCGTTCAAAACCCGCCGCGTCGGTGTGGTGACCACCGGCAGCGAGGTATACCACGGCCGCATCAAGGATGGATTCGGTCCTGTAATCGAGGAAAAGTTTAAATCGCTGGGATGCAGTATCACCCGCCAGATCCTGGTGTCCGATGACCGGGCCATGACGGTGGACGCCATCCGGACATTGATCGACGAGGGGGCCGAGATGGTCATGGTCACCGGGGGGATGTCCGTCGATCCCGACGACCAGACACCGGCCAGCATCCGGGAGGCCGGCGGCGACGTGACCGCCTATGGGGCGCCCGTTTTTCCGGGTGCCATGTTCATGCTGGCGACCATCGGGGACGTTCCGGTGGCGGGGCTGCCCGGATGCGTCATGTATTACCGGACCAGCATTTTCGACCTGGTGATTCCGCGCCTGCTGGCCGGCGAGACGGTGACCGCCGAAGATATTGCCGCCCTGGGGCACGGCGGCTTCTGTGCCGGGTGCAAGACCTGCCGGTATCCCCTTTGTGGATTCGGTAAAGTGTAG